In Lachnospiraceae bacterium, the DNA window AAGGCAGCACAAGGTAGATGTACTTATGAGTGATATTGAAATGCCGGAAATGAACGGTCTGGAATTATGCAGACAGCTGCAGGACACAGACATTAAAATTGTGTTTATCAGCAGTCATCAGAATTATGAATATTTTCGGTATGCGATCCAATACAGAGTGGAAGACTATCTGTTAAAACCGATTAAAAGTGGTGATATTTTAAATTGTTTTGGAAAAATACGGCAGTATTTGGATGAAAAATATGCAGTGTCCCAGGAAACAACAGGAAATTATTATGAGCAGGTGGTTACAGCTGTAAAAGAATATATAAAAGAAAATTATAAGGAAGCTTCATTGGAAAATGCAGCAGTCCAGGTTTCTTTAAGCCCCAGTTATCTGTCCAGGATCTTTAAGGAAAAATGCGGCATGGGATTTTCAGATTACCTTACGAAAACCCGTATGGAAAAGGCATGTGAGCTTTTAGGCGATATCAAATATAAAAGCTATGACATTGCTTATTATATCGGCTACGATAATCCAAAGAATTTTTCAAGGGCATTTAAGGCATATTTTGGCATGACGCCGAAAGAATACAGAAATGGAAAGGTGCTTGAAAAAGAATGAAACGAAAATTTTTCATACGACGTTTTCTGCGATATCTGCTGCTTTTAATGATCCCCACAGTCATGATCTTTTCTTTTGCCATGATTTCCTATAATTATCAGCTGGATAAGTCACTGGATGCCAGGGCACAAAATACCCTTTCAAATGTAAATAACAGTCTGGAAATGATGGTAAGTAATGTGGCTTATCAAAATGAGCAGCTGACTAATAATGCGTATACTCTCATTGCATTAAAACGACTGATGCAAAGAGAAACAAAGATCCCTTACAGTGATGCGATCTATCTGAGAAATATCAAAGCTACTTTAAGCAGCATTATACGGGCTTATCCTTATATCCAGTCAGTCTATCTATATCTGGATGGCTATAGTAATTATTTTTCCTCTGATTATGGGCTGGTACAGTTAGAACCCAAAGGGAAAAACAACTGGTACAGCAGTTACCGTGCCATGGGAGAAGAGGAAGAAAGCCTGATGGAGATGCGGGCGGCCAAAGATACCGGTTATGGACGCAGTATGCTTACTATTTATCAGAAAATGAAGCTGCAAAAAGGTGTTGTTGTTATGAATATTGATGCGGGAGATTATCTGGCAAGTCTGGATGAAATCCTGCAAAAAGACAACGAAACCGTGCTTTATCTGGATAAAAAGGATCAGCTCCTTCTTTCCTGGAATGATGAAAATGGGGCAGCAGAAGGCTTTAACAGTGCAGAATACAGAAATAAGGGACAGCAGAATTACTGGAAACGGATCAACGGAAAGTCTTATCTGGTCCACACAGATGTTAATGTGCAATATGATCTTTTTCTGGTGTCACTGATATCTGCACAGGCAAAGATGAATGGTATCCTTCAGGTAGCCGGAGCTTTTTTTGCTGTATTCCTGCTTAATATTATTGCAATGATGGCATTGGCATATACCACGACTGTGCGGACATTCCGTCAGATCGAATACATGATCCAGGTATTTTATGATGCAGAAAGCGGGATCTATCCTTCTGGACCACGGCAGGAAGTAAAAGACGAGTATGATATTCTTATGAATAATATCATTTACTTGTTTTTAAACACGGTGAAGCTGCAGACGGAACTGACGGAAAAACGTCATAACCAGGAAGTAGCGGAGCTGACGGCTCTCCAGCTGCAGATCAATCCACATTTCCTTTTTAATACCTTGCAAACGCTGCAGTTCCAGATACAGTCGAAAGCTTCGTCAGAAGAATCCGTTACCATTCTGGAATACTTATCAGATATTTTAAAATATGCACTGGCAGAAGCCACAGAGATGATCAGCCTCCGGGAAGAACTGTTGTATCTGAAAAAGTATGTGGCTATCCAGAAATTCCGTTTTGGAGAGAAATTTATCATCTATTATGAGGTGGATGAGGAAT includes these proteins:
- a CDS encoding response regulator, with amino-acid sequence MYQLVIVDDEDKIVEGIANLFPWEQLGFQVTWFSRPLKALEYVRQHKVDVLMSDIEMPEMNGLELCRQLQDTDIKIVFISSHQNYEYFRYAIQYRVEDYLLKPIKSGDILNCFGKIRQYLDEKYAVSQETTGNYYEQVVTAVKEYIKENYKEASLENAAVQVSLSPSYLSRIFKEKCGMGFSDYLTKTRMEKACELLGDIKYKSYDIAYYIGYDNPKNFSRAFKAYFGMTPKEYRNGKVLEKE
- a CDS encoding histidine kinase, which codes for MKRKFFIRRFLRYLLLLMIPTVMIFSFAMISYNYQLDKSLDARAQNTLSNVNNSLEMMVSNVAYQNEQLTNNAYTLIALKRLMQRETKIPYSDAIYLRNIKATLSSIIRAYPYIQSVYLYLDGYSNYFSSDYGLVQLEPKGKNNWYSSYRAMGEEEESLMEMRAAKDTGYGRSMLTIYQKMKLQKGVVVMNIDAGDYLASLDEILQKDNETVLYLDKKDQLLLSWNDENGAAEGFNSAEYRNKGQQNYWKRINGKSYLVHTDVNVQYDLFLVSLISAQAKMNGILQVAGAFFAVFLLNIIAMMALAYTTTVRTFRQIEYMIQVFYDAESGIYPSGPRQEVKDEYDILMNNIIYLFLNTVKLQTELTEKRHNQEVAELTALQLQINPHFLFNTLQTLQFQIQSKASSEESVTILEYLSDILKYALAEATEMISLREELLYLKKYVAIQKFRFGEKFIIYYEVDEELMDLKVFRLMLQPLVENSILHGVRYKEGRGYIKVQILRRKGKVYFRVIDNGVGMDKEEKERLQDSMKEINVHHIGLANVNSRLKLHFGDGSGIRIRSKKGMGCVMEFCFPENMGCEEQGTNEE